GAGCCAATCCACCTGACGTTTGCCGTGCTGCCGGGTAATACGCTCTCAGGCAATCCGTCGACGCCAGGCAAAAGCCATCGACTAAGCATAGTCGCCCCTGAGTGAATCCCCCTGCTCTGGCTACGCTAGCGCCAGCATGACGGGTGCCAGAAATACATCAGATCACGACAAGCCAGATAATACCCACACCCCCTCGATGACCTTCGTCATGCACGGTCTGCACTTCAGTGTCTCTACTTAGGCGTCTCCTCTGCACGATCCCCTCTTGTCGGTGCCCTTACTACCGTACTACTGCGGTTCTGACCCGCCTCGACATTTCTTCTTTCTACTTTTGTCTAATATCTGCACTTATTTTTACGATATATCGTATTTTTCATATTATCTGAAAATAAAAATTCGTACCTTCTGTTCTGGCTCAGGCCACAGTTACGAACACTGAAGCCCGGCAATCGGTTTGCGGTCTTTTGACTCGCAACACAGCCGTCAGTGGGTCGACCACCATGAGGTGATGTATGACGCAACTCGTCATTCGCGATGTGGAATATTTCCACGAGCAGGAACGCCTGCTGGGTTACTTCTGTGCCCCCGGGATGAATCAGGGCCAGACCTTGCCCGGCATCCTGCTGGTGCATGGTGCAGCAGGGATCAACCAGCAGATGATGGACTGCAGTCAGCGTCTTGCCGCGCTTGGTTACGCAGTACTGGCGCTGGATCTGTGGGGCGAACGCCGACAGCTGCGTGGGCCGGAGCAGATCGGTGCCATGCTGGGTCGCTTCGCCAGCGACCGTACCTTGTGGATGCAGCGCTTTAGCGCCGGACGTCAGGCACTGCTGGCACAGGCCGGCGTCGACAGTGCACGTCTGGGCGCTATCGGCTACTGCTTTGGCGGCACCACGGTGCTCGAAGCTATTCGTTACGGGATACCGCTGCAGGGCGTGGTCAGCCTGCATGGAGGTCTGGATCTGGTCGGTGATGACTGGTCGGCAGCCAGCCGCACGGCACAGGTGCTGATCTGTACCGGTGCAGACGATGTGATGGCCAAAGTCGATGACCTGCAACGTGTGCAACAGGCACTTTCAGCCGCTGACATCCGCTGGCAGACCGAGCTGTTCAGCCATACCAGACACGCCTTTACCGAGCCGGATCATCCGCACACTCCACCTTTTGCGGCCTATGACGCCCGTGCGGACCGCCGCTCATGGCATACCCTGCAGGCATTTTTCACTGAGCTTTTCCTTTAACCGGTTTGCATGCGCCTGCAGCCATCACACGGCAACACGCGCCCGCTGGAGAATACGATGGATCTTGGAATCAAAGGCCGCAGCGCATTTATCTGCGGTTCGTCACAGGGCCTGGGTCTGGCCTGTGCCCGCTCACTGTTGGGCGAAGGTGTGAACGTCACCCTCAACGGCCGTGACGCCGACAAACTGGCGCGGGTGACCGCGCAGTTACAGCAGGAGTTTCCGGCAGCGCATATCCACTTCGTTGCCGCTGATCTGACAACCGCCAGCGGTCGTGCCGCCATTCTGGAAGCGGTACCTACTGTCGACATTCTCGTCACCAACAATGGCGGCCCTCCCCCCGGTGAGCTGCAGGACTGGGATGAAGCAGCGTTGCTGGGTGCCATGCAGGCCAACTTTCTGCCTGCCGTACAGCTTATCCGTGCCTATATACCGGCGATGCGCAGCCAGCGCTTTGGCCGCATCATCAACATCACCTCAGCCATGGTGAAGTCACCCCACTACATGATGGGCCTGTCGACCTCGGCACGTACTGCACTGACGGCCATCTGCAAAGCCATCAGCCGTGATGTGGTGGCGGATAACGTCACCATCAATAACCTGCTGCCAGAGCGCATCGATACCCCGCGCCAGGAGTTCATGCTGCAACGCCTGATGAGCCGTGAAGGCATTGACCGGGAAGAAGCACGTCGCCGCAATACCAGCAGCATCGCGGCCAGGCGTTATGGTCGCCCGGAAGAGTTCGGTGACGCCTGCGCCTATCTGTGCAGTGCTCAGGCCAGTTTTATCTCCGGGCAGAATCTGCAGCTGGATGGCGGATCGTACGACGGTCTGATCTGACGAGTTTTTTGCTACCTGCCGGGCATTAGCCGCGACAGGTGGCTGAACGCCAGCGAACACCACGCTTTTGTCACAGTAATAAAAATAACAGGTGATACACCATGACGGCTTCCATTCCCCATGCTCAGGAAGCGGCTGACGCTCAGCCTGATGCTGAGCAGCACGCTGACATTATTGCCTTCGAGCAGGCCCGCCAGCGCGCACTGATCACTGCTGATCGCGTCGCGCTGCAACAGCTGCTGGCCGATGACCTGACCCATATTCACAGCACCGGCATGGTACACGGCAAACAGGAATTGCTGGATCACGTTGAGCGCATGGGCGGCTTTATCGCTATAGAGCGCGGCCCCCTGCATATCCGGGTGGAAGGCCCAGTTGCCATCATCACCGGCACCACGCTGAACACCGTACGTTTACGGGAAACCGGCGAACCGGTCACGCTGGACGGCTTCTCCACCCTGATTCTGCGACGGGCCGGCCATCGCTGGCAGGTGGTGCTGTCGCAGCTGACGCCCCATCGCCCCCATCATTGACGTAAAGCCGACGACGACCAAACCCACCCTTCATTTACCGAGGCACCGCGCAACTGCGCCCTTCATTCGACAGCATAGGAACAGTAAAAATGAAACTCGCACGCTTTACCGAAAATGGCACGACTCGCATTGGCAAGGTGGTCGGTGATGAGATCGTCGACTGGTCCGCCGTACCGGGTGTCGGTACCTCGATGCGGGCGCTGCTGGAAGCGCTGCCACAGCTGCAGAGCACACTGGAACAAGCCGATGGCAGGCGCTTTGCGCTCGGGCAGGTGCGGCTGGAGGCACCGGTCAACGATCCGCAAAAATTCCTTGGTATTGGTATGAACTACCGCAAGCACGCCGACGAAGCCCGCGCTGCCGGTCTCACCATTCCCTCCACTCAGCTGTGGTTCAACAAACAGGTCTCCTGCATCAACGCGCCTTTCGATCCGGTGGTAAAGCCCGCCGTCAGCGAGCAGCTGGACTATGAGATAGAAATGGGTGTGGTGATTGGTCGTCGTTGCCGTCACGTCAAAGCGTCGGATGCCCGCTCCGTGATTGCCGGGTACCTGATCGTCAACGATGTTTCCTGCCGTGACTGGCTGCGCCGCTCACCGACCTTCACTCTGGGCAAATCCTTTGATACGCACGGCCCTGTCGGCCCCTGGCTGACCACCGATGATGACATCGACGATCCCCTCAATCTGGCCATGACCCTGAGCGTCAATGGCGAAGTGCGTCAGCACTCCGTCACCGGCGACATGATCTACAACCTCTACGAGCAGATTGAATACCTCTCGACAGTAATGACGCTGGAGCCCGGTGACATTCTCGCCACCGGCACACCCTCGGGGGTCGGTGCCGCCAGCAACAACTTCCTGCAGGTGGGAGACGTGATGTGTCTGGAGATTCAGCATCTGGGCCGGATCGAACACAAAGTAATCGCCGATACCTTTGATGCCTGAGAGGTGTGTATGACGACTGCAGATTTTCGTCAGTATCTGATGCCAGCTGACTCACCCCGTATCGGTATGGCACGCAATGTGGACCCACAAACCTATGCTGCACGTATGCTGGCCACTCCCGGCGCGACAGCACTGCGGGCAGAGTGGCAACAGCGACTGGATGAGCCGCTGCGCGGCATTACTGCCGATGGCGTGGTACAGGAGGGCCTGTTCCCGTTACTGGATGAAGGCTTTGAGGTCGAAGTGGCCATGGATGCGGCTTTCGCTCTGCTGGAAACCCTGACGGAAGCCCAACGCAGCCATGTGCATTACCCCATTGATGCCAAACAGTGGCGCGCCTGGTACAACCCGGAAATTCCGTTCAACGATTTCGGCGTGCGGCTGGAAGACACCAGCGATGCCAGCAAGGACGCGTTCAGGCAGATGCTGCGGGCCTGCACCAGTGATAAAGGCTTCAGCAAGGTGCAGCAGCTGATGATCGCCAATCTGTTCCTCGGCGAGCTGTACGATGTCACCAACATCATGAATGAATGGAGCTTTCATCTGCTGATGTTTGGCACACCGTCGGCTACGGAACCCTGGGGCTGGAGTATTTACGGCCATCACGTGGGGTTCTGCTGCTTTATTCTTGGCCGCCAGATGGTGATCTCACCCACGTTCATGGGTGTCGAACCCAACATCATTGATCGCGGAGACGGTCATCCCTTCAGCCTGTTTACCGAGGAGGAACGTCTGGGGCTGGAGCTGATGCAGTCACTGTCGGCCGACATGCAGGAACGGGCCACCATCTACAAACTGATGGAAGATCCGGCCATGCCGCCGGAACGCTTCAATTTCGCGGATCAGCGCCATCTGGGCGGCGCCTTTCAGGACAATCGCATCATCCCGCTGGAAGGTGTGTGCGTCAGCGAATTTGATGAAGCACAGCGGCAAAAGCTGCTGCAAACCATCGAGACCTTTATCGAGCATCTGCCGGATGGTCCGCGCGCCGCACGCATGAAGCTGATCGAACAACATCTGGATGAGACCTGGTGGAACTGGATTGGCGGCTGTGGTGATGATGACCCCTTCTATTACCGCATTCAGAGCCCGGTGGTGATGATCGAGTTTGACCATCACAGCGGCATGTGGCTGACCAACGAGCAACCGGCCAAGTTCCATATTCATACCATTACCCGCATTCCGAATGGCAATGACTATGGCAATGCGCTGTTGCGTCAGTATCAGTCACGCCATAGCAGGCAATAGCAACCGACCAGCATCCAGCTGGTAGTGCGTTACACCGTTCGCAGTATCCTTCAAGTCAGTATTTTACGGACGCCTGCCTGATATCGACCCAGCGCGGGTCAAGCCAGAGATCAGGGCCGTCAGCGCATGGATGAGCTCCATGAGCTGACGGGGGTGGCGTCCTTTTTTCTTACACTGCTGGTTGGCTTCTTCCTGGATAGCCTCTTGTTAACTTGCCCTTTTAGCAGCCTTGCCCCCTCCCCCTGATCACTAGCGTACCGGCTCGTTTGCCTTCAACGCCTGTTCAACTTGCGAGCAGAAAAAACACGAAAACATCACTTCAATATTTTGTAGATATATCTTTTTATACGATATATCTTATTAACAGATTAACTAACTGGGAGCGGGTTTACGACAGTGCAAGTCAGCAGGTCGTAGGCACATTCCCGTCATCAGTGACCGGTCCTTACCGGCTCTGCTGAAGCTCTTTAACAACTCAGGTCACGTCATAGCGAAATCCAGACGGTTTCTTTCCAGTCACTTTCTATGAACGTGTTCACGATCTGACACAAACACGTCAGCCACAGCGGCTTGCCGCTTTTTTCGGAGGAGGCAGCCAAGGTGAACCGCTAATTCCACGATCGCCGCCCGCCAGCGGCAAACACGCAGCTTCGTATTCGGAAATATAAAAACAACGCCATAGCAGACGAAACGCAGGTGAAAATAATGACAACAATGACCACACGCAGCACTTACGCTCTTACGCTGCTTGCCTGTCTGGTTGCCAGCAGTGCAGCCCAGGCCGCAGACCAGCCACTTAAGGCAGAAATCAGCAATACCCGCAGCACTGATCAGCACGCCACAAACGCTCAGGACAGCCATGAGCAAAGCACAAGCAGTACGCAGCAGGTCGACAGCTTCAGTGACTGGCTGCAGCAGGGGGTGGTCTTTGGTGAACTGAAAGCCATGGCCTTCAACAAGGAGTTCAATGGCATCGTTGCCAATGAGCACACCCGCTCCTTTGGTGGCGAGCTGCAGTACCGCAGTGCGGAATACAAGGGTTTCAGCTTTGGTCTGGGCGAGTACATCGCCAATGATTTCGGCCTCAATGGCGACTCGGTGGAATCTGAACTGCCATCAGAGAACGTCAACGTGCTGGGTAAAGCCTTCCTGCAGTACCGCTACGGCGGCATGACCGTGCGTGCCGGGCGCATGGGTCTCGATACCCCGTTTGCCAGCAGCCTTGAAGGGCGTACATTGATTCCCGCGCTGTATGAAGGGGTAGGCGCCACCTATCAGCTGCAGGGCAATAAGGATCTCACCTTCAGTGGCTATCGCATCTATAAATACAAGCCACTGGATGAAGACAGCTTCGTCAGGGAGGATGCCGGTAGTCCGCGTGTAACCGACACCAAGATGCCGATGGTCAGCAGCAATGGCTTCACCACTCTGGGCGTCAAATATGACAAGCATTTTGGCCCCAGTGCTCAGGCCTGGTATTACGACTTCGATAAACGTGCGCAACTGGCGTACGTCGGTGGCCAGCTCCCCATCAAGGCGCTGCAGTTTGGTCGTGCTACACCCTTTATCGGTATGGATTACATCAAGGAGTGGGATACCAGTGATCAGGTCGATCCCTACAAGAATATCGATGCCGACCTCTACTCGGTGAAGCTGGGCTTCAACTCTCCCAAACATACCGTGCTGGTGGCAGGCACCGTGGTCCCGCGCAAGGATGATGCCTTCCAGAATGGCGGCTATTTCTCCCCGTACAGCTATGCCACTTACAACGACACGCCGATTGCCACCGAACAGCCACTGGCATCGCTGGTCACCATGAACCAGCCCGGTCGTTCGCTGGCTGGCCGGTACATCTATCACGACAACCGCTTCAAGGCTGTGCTGGGGCTGACCCGCTATGACCTGGACTCAGTCGACCAGCCCTATGCGTCTTCCACCCGCAAGGTGAAGGCGGGCTTCATGATTCTCAGCTATGACGTGACCGACCGGCTGAATGTGGAATTTGAAGGCGATTATGTTGATACGCCCTACTTCGTTACCGGCGATTTCCACGCCGAACGCTTCCGCATCAGCTACAAGTTCGGCCCGAAAATGGCCGCTGCTGAATACTGACGTTAACGCGTGAGCCAGGGGCATATTACCGGGGCGTGATCGCTGATCACGCCCTCAACCAGAGGAGTGCAAAGTGACCCGACGCCAAAGCATTTACGTGGATGATTTTCCCCATGCCAATCCGGTCCCGGCGGCCTGTCGCATCGACAATATGGTCTATTCCGGGGTGATCTATGGTCGTGATCCCGCCACACAGGAAGTACCTGCCGATATGGACCAGCAGTGCCAGCTGATGTTCGCTCACGTACGGACCATCATCGAAGCCGCTGGCGGCAGTCTGGATGACATCATCAAAATCAATCTGTCACTGCGTGACAAAGCACACCGGCCACGGGTGAACCCTCACTGGGAAGCCCTGTTTCCAGACCCTGCCACCCGCCCGGCCCGTCAGGGATACGAGATCGCCATGAGCGGCCATATTCAGGTGCAGTGCGACTTTATTGCTGTCTTGCCAGACCAACCCAACTGAGCCACAACCCCCCTCGCCCTCACCAGCATCAACACCGGCAGTACCTGTACTGCCATCACCTTCTCACCCTCTTGACGCCGTGTTTCAGCACAGCGTCTTTTTTGTCCCGACGGCGCTGCACAGCTGCCCTGTTACTGTTTTCTTCCTCCTCTTATACGTCCCCTTCTCTGCTCATTACGCACGTTACCGGGCAAAACAACCTGGCTCTGCTATGCTGCACCACAATAATGGCAGACACCCATGCTGATAGCCTGTGGCGGCATGCTGATGGCTTGCTGTGAAGGAGCGTTGAAGAAATGGGGATGGATACAGGCAAAGATTGTATCCATAAAAAGTCTATGCTAACTTCCGATATATCTTTTTTAAGATATATCTAAAATTATCACAATGAAGAAAACAGCTTTGATGGATAGCGATCAAGATAACGCGCCTGTAACGCCTGACATGGACGATTCTGTTCAGGCTGGCGCCAGCAAGAAAGGAAGTCGGGGAGGACGTAGGGGCAGCCGGCTGTTCGATTACGGTGAACTGCGTCTGCTGCTGCTGGCCATGCTCGCGGAACAGCCCAGCCATGGCTATGAGCTGATCAAGGCCATCAAAGAGCGTTTTGGTGGCTATTACTCACCCAGCCCCGGTGTCATCTACCCTACCCTGACCTGGCTGTATGACCGGGGTTATGCGGTTATCGATACCGAAGACGGCGGCCGCAAGCGCTACAGCATCACCAGCGAAGGCCAAGCGTTCCTGCAGGCCAACAAAGCCGCTACTGACATGCTGATGGCGCGCATAAGCCGCCCCGATGCTGGCAGCCCGCCGGAGCAAATCGTCCGTGCCATGGACCAGCTCAAGCTGGCACTGAGCCTGCGTATGAAGCGGGCGCCGCTGGAAGAAAGCGTGCTGGATAAAATCGCCGCGGTCATTGAAGAGGCCGCAGCTCAGGTTGAGCAGCTGATGAATGCCAGCCCGGTGAGCAACGCCTACGCCCAGCATGTCGCCGAGGTCAGCACAGCTCATGCCGAGCGTTATCTGCGCCGCCTGTGCAATCACTTCCAGCACCGCAGCCCCGTGACCAGTGATGAGCGCTCCGGGCAAATCCGTCTGTCCATCGGTGAGATCCACCTGCTGGCGACAGACAATGTACTGAAGCTCACGTTGCTGGCAGCCAGCGACGATCAGGTGCTCAAGCTACGTGACATTATCGAGAGCCACCTGCGCCTGACCGCCAGCCGCGAAGAGTTGCAGATTGACTGGCAGGTCTGTGCCCCTGCGGAAACTTCCGAATCAGCCCAGATCTGAAAACGCCCTGACGCTGAGCACCATTAACCGTGCTCACCACCTCAGGAGATAAACATGAAGCCAGCAGCCTCCTCTCGGGGTTGCTGGTTATTTCACACTGATGTCCACCCCCTCAGCCGCTTCACGCGACTGATTGCCAGCACACCCCAAAGCATGCCTTTGCTTGCCTGGCCATGTGCTACCGTTGATAAGGTCAACATTATGAACACTCATACGCTTTTTCTTAAAAAGCAGTGCTCCCGCTCTGAGCAGGAAATACTGCGCGTATTCCGAAAAATAAATGCCGTCACTATCCCGCAATTAGAGGTGGCACCATTATTAAAACGCCTGGGCATCCCAAAAGATAAGACAGAGGAATTTACTAATCTGATTGAAGGGATTGTGAGAAATTTACCGTCCATGGAATTGCTCGGCCCTAACTCACCCTGTGTATCACTGGATGAGCTGGAGCTGCTGGCGACACTCAATTACTTTTCACGTCACCCGCATAAGGCCACAGACAGCCGCGCCCTGCCTGTGGGCTCTGCACTGGAGAACTTCCCACTGTTCAAGGCCTGTGGTCAGATGCTACACAATGCTGGCATAGGCTTTCGTGCCCGTCCCAAACCTCAGGTAGAAATAGGCGAATAAACCCTTACCACCTACAAATAAAAAATAAATTAAAAATAGAAAGTCAGAAAATAGAAAACCAGAATATGACACCGCTATTGCCAACCCTCGGCGCAGCATCATTAATCAATTACCAGCCAGACAATAAAAACAAAGCTCAAAGCTAATTAAAAAGACAATGAGCAATCCGCTTCACCCAAACCCAATTACCATCCGCATCTGTGATAAATAACAGCCTTCCCTGGCGCTCGCAGAGTGGTTCAATCCAGCACGTTCAGTACGTTGAGTCTTCGCTCCGGCTTACCTGAAGCTGCTTGAACTCCGCTGCCAGTCGTGCGCTTTCCTTCACCAGTAAACCCACGTCACTGCCCACCGCTACGAAGGTGGCCCCCAGCTGCAGATAACCTTTAGCTAATGCTGGATCAGCAGTCAGTATCCCCGCCGCCTTACCATGGGTCTGGATCTGCCGTAATGCCGCCTCCACCGCCGCCTGCACCTCAGGGGCGCCGGGCTGGCCAAGAAACCCCATATCCGCCGCCAGATCTGCCGGGCCAACGAACACACCGTCCACCCCGTCTGTCGCAGCAATCTCATCAAGCGCTGCCAGACCAGCGCGGCTTTCAATCTGGAGAAGCAGGCATATTTCATCATTGGCCGTCTGCAAATAGTCAGGAATACGATTGAAGGCTGATGCCCGCGCCAGTGCTGCACCTACACCCCGAATGCCGTGCGGCGGATAACGCACAGCACGCACCAGCTCACGAGCCTGAACGGCAGATTCAACCATAGGGATCAGCAAGGTCTGCGCACCGATATCGAGAATCTGCTTGAGCAGCCAGCTCTCACCCATGGGCGCTCTGACCACCGCCTGTGTGGCTGCCC
This genomic interval from Pokkaliibacter sp. MBI-7 contains the following:
- a CDS encoding dienelactone hydrolase family protein, which codes for MTQLVIRDVEYFHEQERLLGYFCAPGMNQGQTLPGILLVHGAAGINQQMMDCSQRLAALGYAVLALDLWGERRQLRGPEQIGAMLGRFASDRTLWMQRFSAGRQALLAQAGVDSARLGAIGYCFGGTTVLEAIRYGIPLQGVVSLHGGLDLVGDDWSAASRTAQVLICTGADDVMAKVDDLQRVQQALSAADIRWQTELFSHTRHAFTEPDHPHTPPFAAYDARADRRSWHTLQAFFTELFL
- a CDS encoding SDR family oxidoreductase, giving the protein MDLGIKGRSAFICGSSQGLGLACARSLLGEGVNVTLNGRDADKLARVTAQLQQEFPAAHIHFVAADLTTASGRAAILEAVPTVDILVTNNGGPPPGELQDWDEAALLGAMQANFLPAVQLIRAYIPAMRSQRFGRIINITSAMVKSPHYMMGLSTSARTALTAICKAISRDVVADNVTINNLLPERIDTPRQEFMLQRLMSREGIDREEARRRNTSSIAARRYGRPEEFGDACAYLCSAQASFISGQNLQLDGGSYDGLI
- a CDS encoding nuclear transport factor 2 family protein, which encodes MTASIPHAQEAADAQPDAEQHADIIAFEQARQRALITADRVALQQLLADDLTHIHSTGMVHGKQELLDHVERMGGFIAIERGPLHIRVEGPVAIITGTTLNTVRLRETGEPVTLDGFSTLILRRAGHRWQVVLSQLTPHRPHH
- a CDS encoding fumarylacetoacetate hydrolase family protein codes for the protein MKLARFTENGTTRIGKVVGDEIVDWSAVPGVGTSMRALLEALPQLQSTLEQADGRRFALGQVRLEAPVNDPQKFLGIGMNYRKHADEARAAGLTIPSTQLWFNKQVSCINAPFDPVVKPAVSEQLDYEIEMGVVIGRRCRHVKASDARSVIAGYLIVNDVSCRDWLRRSPTFTLGKSFDTHGPVGPWLTTDDDIDDPLNLAMTLSVNGEVRQHSVTGDMIYNLYEQIEYLSTVMTLEPGDILATGTPSGVGAASNNFLQVGDVMCLEIQHLGRIEHKVIADTFDA
- a CDS encoding DUF3500 domain-containing protein; protein product: MTTADFRQYLMPADSPRIGMARNVDPQTYAARMLATPGATALRAEWQQRLDEPLRGITADGVVQEGLFPLLDEGFEVEVAMDAAFALLETLTEAQRSHVHYPIDAKQWRAWYNPEIPFNDFGVRLEDTSDASKDAFRQMLRACTSDKGFSKVQQLMIANLFLGELYDVTNIMNEWSFHLLMFGTPSATEPWGWSIYGHHVGFCCFILGRQMVISPTFMGVEPNIIDRGDGHPFSLFTEEERLGLELMQSLSADMQERATIYKLMEDPAMPPERFNFADQRHLGGAFQDNRIIPLEGVCVSEFDEAQRQKLLQTIETFIEHLPDGPRAARMKLIEQHLDETWWNWIGGCGDDDPFYYRIQSPVVMIEFDHHSGMWLTNEQPAKFHIHTITRIPNGNDYGNALLRQYQSRHSRQ
- a CDS encoding RidA family protein; this encodes MTRRQSIYVDDFPHANPVPAACRIDNMVYSGVIYGRDPATQEVPADMDQQCQLMFAHVRTIIEAAGGSLDDIIKINLSLRDKAHRPRVNPHWEALFPDPATRPARQGYEIAMSGHIQVQCDFIAVLPDQPN
- a CDS encoding DUF2218 domain-containing protein, encoding MDSDQDNAPVTPDMDDSVQAGASKKGSRGGRRGSRLFDYGELRLLLLAMLAEQPSHGYELIKAIKERFGGYYSPSPGVIYPTLTWLYDRGYAVIDTEDGGRKRYSITSEGQAFLQANKAATDMLMARISRPDAGSPPEQIVRAMDQLKLALSLRMKRAPLEESVLDKIAAVIEEAAAQVEQLMNASPVSNAYAQHVAEVSTAHAERYLRRLCNHFQHRSPVTSDERSGQIRLSIGEIHLLATDNVLKLTLLAASDDQVLKLRDIIESHLRLTASREELQIDWQVCAPAETSESAQI
- the hpaI gene encoding 4-hydroxy-2-oxoheptanedioate aldolase translates to MPAPRNTFKQALREQRAQIGLWLALTSPYTAEIFAGAGFDWLLLDGEHAPNDIPLLAAQLQAMQGAATQAVVRAPMGESWLLKQILDIGAQTLLIPMVESAVQARELVRAVRYPPHGIRGVGAALARASAFNRIPDYLQTANDEICLLLQIESRAGLAALDEIAATDGVDGVFVGPADLAADMGFLGQPGAPEVQAAVEAALRQIQTHGKAAGILTADPALAKGYLQLGATFVAVGSDVGLLVKESARLAAEFKQLQVSRSEDSTY